In Thermococcus stetteri, the DNA window CGTCCATTATGACTGCCTTGCTCGCGTTGATGCCGCTTGCCCCCGGCCCCTGGAGGAACATCCTGCCGCCGAGGTCAACGTAGAAGTCCTTCTGGCCCAGGATTATGCCGTTCAGCTCGACATGGCCGCCATCTTCGACCCAGTAGTGAGGATCGCCTATGTTGCTCTTTCCGGAACCGAGTGTTACCGTCGTGTTGATGAAGCGCGCGTTCTTCCCAACCCTTGCCCTCGTCATTGGCCTCGTGTGCACGTATTCCGGCCAGTTCTGGAGAACCGTCAGCTGTCCCTTTGCCCCCTCGTGGAAGTAGGCCTCTGTCATGTCGAGGTGGAGGGAGTGCTTGAGCAGTATTGGAGCCGTACAGCCCTCGATGAGGTGGAACTCGGTGTTCTTCTCGGCTATGATGATTATGTGCGGCGCCTGTGCCAGCGCGCTCTCCTGGATCAGGAAGAACAGGTGAAGCGGGAAGGGGACCTTGAGGCCTTCCTTAACGTAGAGGAAGATTCCGCCGTTCCAAACCGCGGTGTGGTATGCCGTGAGCTTGCTCTCGTCCGCGCGGAAGAGCCTGAGGAAGTGCTGTTTTACGATGTCCGGGTACTTTCTAACCGCTTCCTCGGTCGGGAGGACTATGAGGCCCTTCTTGGCCCAGTCCTGGAGGAACTGGTTGTAGATGACGCCCGTGTCGGTCTGAACCGCCAGACCGGCTATGTACTTCTGCTCAACCTCGCTTATGCCCAGCCTGTCGAGGAGTGCCTTCATCTCGGGTGGAAGATCGTCGAGGCTCTCTATGTGGTCAGGGGTGCCCTCGACGTGGGGCTTGGCTATGAAGTGGAGGAGCTGCTCCTCGCTTATGATCGGGTCCTTGTGGGGCGCCCTCTCAAAGGCTTCCAGAGCCTTGTACCTTATCCTCGTCATCCACTCCGGTTCCCTGTTCCTCTTTGCCAGCTCCTCGATCTGGTTCTCGATGATGGCCTTGGCATCGGCCATTGTTATCGTCTCACTCATGCTCCCACCTCCTCGAATATCTTGGCAAACCCTTCGCGGTCTATCTGGTCCACAAGCTCGCCTGAGCCGGTCTTTACGATCCTGCCGTCCTTCATGACGTGGACGGTCAGTCTCTCCCTGTCGAGGTGGCCGAGGATCCTGCCGTAGTGTGTGATCAGGAGTATCGCGGTTCCTTTCTTGTGTAGCTCTTCTATCTTCCTACTGATTATGCTGAGCGAGTCGACATCGACGCCACTGTCCGGCTCGTCGAGGATGAGGAGCTTCGGCTCGATGAGGAGCGCCTGGAGGAGCTCGAGCCTCTTCCTCTCTCCACCTGAGAAGCCAACGTTGACGTAGCGGTGCAAATCCTCTTCCTTGAACCACAGCTCCCCGGCCTTCTCAACGACGAGGTCGTAGGCATCAGCTGGGTCCATTCCCTTTAGCTCCACCAGAACCTGCTGGAGGAACTCAATGACCTTGACGCCGTCGACTTCCGGCGGAACCTGAAAAGCGAGCAGGATTCCCTTCTTTGCCCTCTCGTACGGGCCGAGCTCGGTGATGTCTTCGCCCTCAAAGATTATCTTTCCTTCGGTGACCCTGTACTTTGGATGCCCTGCTACCGTAAGGGCGAGCGTTGACTTCCCTGAACCGTTTGGACCCATGATTACGTGGAATTCGCTGGGGTTCACTGTCAGGTTAACTCCATTGAGAATCGTCCTGTCTTCAACCGAAACGTGAAGGTTCTCAACTTTGAGCATTGGCTCACCCCCTGTGGGTAATGTTGATGGGACGTTTTTTAAGCATTTTGGAACATGATTGTGTAATGAGCATATGCACAACGCTTTTAACTTAGGCTTTCCTAATCCCTATGGAGGTGGAAGGCATGAGGATAATAGTTTCAACCGTGACCGGAGGGCTCGATGACAGGGTGAATCCTGCCTTCGGAAGGACGCCGACGTTCACGATCGTGGACGTTGAGAACGGAGAGATAGTCAACGTCCAGGTAGTGCCGAACCCGGGCTATTCACAGCCTAGGGGGGCAGGGGTTACGGCGGCCCAGTTTGCCATTGACCAGGGTGCCGACGTCGTGATCGCCGGCCAGTTCGGCCCCAACTCCTCAGGAGTTCTCCAGGCCGCGGGCATAAGAATGGTCTCTGCCCCAGCAACAATGACAGTCAGAGAGGCCGTTGAGGCATTCCTCGGGGGAGAGCTGACCACCGCGGTCTTCGGACCAGAGGGTGGAATGGGGCCAGGTATGGGGCGCGGTATGGGCGGTGGATACGGCCTCGGAATGGGCAGAGGAATGGGCCGTGGCAGAGGCGGTGGAATGGGAAGAGGACGCGGAAGAGGTGGCGGATGGGGCGGTTACTGATGGCCGCCATTACCATCCTTTTTGAAAACCACGCCGGCTGGAAGAAGGGTTTGATCGGCTACCACGGTTTCTCCGCCCTCGTCGAGCACAATGAGTACAGGGTTCTCGTAGATACCGGCACGGATGGAAGGGTTCTTCTCAACAATATGCGGGAACTTGGGGTTGAACCGGATTCGATCGACGCGCTGTTCCTCACTCACGGCCACTACGACCATACAGGCGGAATGGTGGAGTTGCTCAAAGCTCGGAGCGAACCGCTCGACGTTTACGCCCACCCAGGGATCTTCGCCAGGAGGGTAGCTCTAAAGCCGAGGCGGAGGGAGATAGGTATTCCTTTCATAAGGGAGGAGCTTGAGGCCCTTGGAGCGGTCTTCCACCTGAGTGAGAAGCCCTTTGAGTTCCTTCCAGGCTTCATATCCTCGGGAGAGATTGAGAGAAAGACCTGGGACATGGCCGTTGGATATCTCGTTGAGGGAGTGAAAGAGATCAAAGACCCTGTTAAAGACGATATCGCACTTATACTCGACCTTGGGAGGAAAGTAGCCGTCATAACCGGGTGCGGGCATAGTGGAATCCTCAACATTGCTCGGCATGCGGTGGGCCTAACTGGAAAGCCGATAACGGCCCTGATCGGCGGCTTTCACCTGAGGGGAGCACCGGAGCACCTCTTAGACGACGCCGTTAAGGGGCTTAAAGAACTCGGCGTGGAGCGCTTATACGCGGGCCACTGCACGGGGATTGACGAGTACGCCTATCTCAAGGGGCACTTTGAGCTTGCGGAGCCTCTCTTTGTTGGGAAGGAGATTAGGGTATAGCTTTATTACCTTTGGGGTCAAACTATCCTTGGTGATGCCAGTGCTGAGTATAGACCTCTCTGGAAAGTTGGCATTTACGACGGCCTCAAGCAAGGGCATAGGCTTCGGCGTCGCGAGGGTTCTGGCAAAGGCCGGAGCCGATGTAATACTCCTCTCACGGAGTGAGGAGAACTTAAAGAAGGCGAAGGAGAAGATCAAGGCCGAGAGCGACGTTGATGTCAGCTACATCGTGGCAGACCTCACCAAGAGGGAAGATCTCGAAAGGACAGTGAAAGAACTCGGGGACATAGGCGAGCCAGAGGTATTCTTCTTCTCCACCGGCGGACCAAAGCCGGGCTACTTCATGGAGATGGAGGTGGAGGACTGGGAGGGAGCTGTTAAGCTTCTCCTCTATCCAGCCGTTTACTTGACGAAGGCCCTCGTTCCGGCCATGGAGAGAAAGGGCTTCGGGAGGATAGTTTACTCCACAAGCGTCGCCATAAAGGAGCCGATACCGAACATCGCCCTCAGCAACGTGGTCAGAATCTCAATGGCAGGCCTCGTGAGGACGCTCGCGAAAGAGCTCGGGCCGAAGGGGATAACAGTAAACGGCATAATGCCCGGCATCATAAGGACCGACAGGATGATACAGCTGGCCAAGGACAGGGCAGCGAGGGAAGGGAAGACCGTCGAGGAAGCTCTTGCCGACTACGCGAAGCCGATACCTCTCGGAAGGCTGGGAGAACCTGAGGAGATCGGCTACCTCGTGGCTTTCTTGGCCAGCGAGCTCGGGAGCTACATAAACGGGGCAATGATTCCAGTTGATGGAGGCAGGCTTAATTCGGTGTTTTAGAGGCCTTCTCCTTTTCTGTTACCTTTTCATACACTCTTTTTACCTTCTCATAGCTCCCCTTCGTGAACGGGTACTCCTTTATGCAGACAGAACAGCTTAGGGTTCTTGAGAAGACTACGGTGCACCTCTTGTAGTTCACGTGAACCTCCTGGCCGTTTTCTTTCTTTGGTGTTATGTATATCGCCTGAGCCCTCACGCTCTTTCTGGTGTAGTAGGCCGTGCCCAGGAGATAAGGGAGAACAAGAACCATCTTGAGGATGTGAATTCCAGGCTTTCCGTATAACGCGACCACCTCGGGCACGAACGCCCTTCGGGAGATTCTGGTGAGCTCTCAAAGGCCGGTCTGAGGGTTGTGTACTTTCTCACGTCTGGAAAGACAACATAGACGAACTTTCTCGCGGGCTTCGCCTTGAGGCTCAGCTCACCGTTTCAAATCTATCGCATAGTTGGGAAGTATAAAGGAACCTTCATACCAAAAGGGCGAGGAAAATAAAAGGCTCAACCACCATTCCCGCCGGTTACACTCTGTGTGGAATTGGCGTCCCTTACCAGTCTGACGAAAGTGCAAATGCGCTCACCGCCCTCCCCGGCGGGCCTATTTTCCACCTTCGTGTCAAATCTAACCGCTCCTGCTCCATGAAAGTCCAGCCCTTCATTGTTCACTGCCCTGCCAAATGCCACATACCATGCGTAGTACATCGGCTCTCCTGAGTGCATTCGCGCTGAAGTGCTCGTCCAGTAGTAGGGATAGTCAAGCTCACCGGCCTCGTTTATTATTGGAGTCACGTTGAATATCGGGTCAATCGCTGGCCCCTGGTGGGACGGATCACTCGCATCCGGTGCCCTAGTGTAATCCACAATTGATTGAAGCTCCTTGACGTTCGGAAGGCGCCAGTCGCTGTAGCCGAGATAGTTCTGCTCGTTCATCTTCTGAACGTACTCCAGAGCCTCCTCCCAGTTCATGCAGTAGCCGCTGTCATTTTTAGTCCACATCAAACCAGTGGCCCTGTCGGTAATTGTCCCATTGTATTACATCGTCCTCGGCCTTGGAATAAACAGGGGGGCTATACCAGGGCTTGGACCTCAGGCCTTTTTCTGGTTCCTCTACGCCCTCACGGGCTTCCTCCTTTACAGGGCGCTCAAGAAGTCGAGAGGGCTGGAAGTGGAGCGGACTGCCGCTCCCCCATTGAGAAAGCTGGTAGTGCTCTCGGCTGTCTGGATTATCTCTGGAGTAGCATTCTCTACCCTGGAGCTCTTCATCTACGAGCTGAAGTACCTGATAATCACCCTCCTCTGCCTCTTTGGCTCTGTTATCGGGCTTATGGGCTTCTTCAGGAGTTCAAGGTGGGCACTTGCAGGGTGAAGCACCTTTTTATAGGCCCGTGTGCTAGATAACAGGAGGTGTTCCCAATGGCGATCATGAGGCTGTGGCACGGGCGCGTGCCGAGGGAAAAGGGAGACGCCTACGAGCGCTTTTTGATAGAGCGGGCGGTTCCTGACTACAGCTCCGTCGAGGGGCTTTTGAAGCTCTACTTCACGAGAAGGGACGAGGAGAACGAGACCCACTTCCTGCTCGTGACGATATGGGACTCCTGGGAGTCCATCAAGAAGTTCGCGGGCGAAACCCCAGAGCTGGCCAAGTACTACCCGGAGGATGACGAGTTCCTTCTGGAGAAGGAGAAGTACGTCCAGCACTACGAGATCTTCTACGAGAAATGAATAAAATTTTTAACTTTTGAATTCCGACTATTTTCGGTGGTTGGGATGAGGAAGTCTCAGCTCTGGGCGGGGCTCATAGCTCCTCTAGTCGCTTATTCCGGCATTCTTACTGCAATCTACGTGAATCGTTCGTGGTGGAGGTTGACTGACAACGCGATAAGCGACCTCGGGAAGCTCGGCCTCCCTCACAACTGGCTCCTAAACGTGCCGCTAGTGATAACTGCAGTGCTGGCAATATACTACGCCTCTGGTCTCCTTGGCACGGCTGGAAACAGTGTTGAGAAGGCTGGAATCTGGATTTTGATAGTGGGCTTCGTCTTTCTGGCTTTGATAGGACTCTTTCCAGAAGGAACTTCACCGCATTATTACGTCAGCTGGGGCTTCTTCCTGACGGCGAGCTTTGGGCTCCTGATAGCTGGCGTCGGCATGGGAATTTCAGGGGACAGGAAGATGCTGTACTTCACGGTGGTTCTCTTCGTTCTGGCGTGGATCCTCGCCCTCTGGGCCATGAGAACCTTCAAGGGAGTTGCAATACCGGAGTTCATTGGGGCATTGACTATAACTCTCTGGCACTACACAGTTCTTTCAAAAGTCCTGAGCAAAACCCAGTGAGCAGTTTCTTCTTTTTCTTGCCCCTGAGGATCCGAGAGCAGATAAAAAGGAGAGAGTGTTACCAGCTCAAAGCTGGAGAATCATCTGGGCGGGGTCCCTTATAGCTGGCCCAAGACCAAGGATGTAGATGGCCAGATACCAGAAGCGCCTCTCCTCTTCGTCCGTAACGAGCTCCTTCAGGGCGTAATAGACCACAACGAGGATCAGGGTTATCCAGGGGTAGTAGATGTAGGCCCCAAACCAGCTGACGAGGTGGTTCTCGACCCAGTGGACTTCACGGTAGCCGTAGAAGTGGATCGCAACAACCGTTGAGGCTATGTCGTAAAAATGGGCCAGAACCGGGTACAGATAGAGCTTGTCGAAAGGCCTCCACTTGTAGTAGGCGAACACTGCGGCAAAGCTCACGGCAGTGTGGATAAGGGTAAGCTCGTAGGGTTCCCAGTTTTTAGCGTGGGTTACCAAGAGGTAGTTTGCCCAGAGGGCCAGTATCGTGCCCCATGCAACGGTTATCTTGGGATACATGTTGAGCTTCGAATCGGCGTATATGGCCGGCAGTATAAGGAAGAAAGCCGTGAAGAAGATTCCGGGAGTGAGGATAAGCGGATGCTCGGGCAGGACTCCACCATCCACAAGCGCCCTTACCGTCGCGCCGAAGACGACCATTGGTGTGACCGCCCAGAAGAGCCTCTCATCAACGGGTATCTTTAGCGGCTTGATTATCCACCTGTAGGTATAGATGACACCAAGTCCAAAGAGCAGCGCGTAGATGAATGTATTAACAGCATTGTAGCCGCTCCTCGTAAACATCGGTTCCCAAAAGTAGCGGTAAAAGAAGTCAATTACAGCCCCCTCAACGCTCATTCTAACCACCGGACTTCATTGGGACTGGGCTTTAAAGGACTTTTGGAGACGCAACATATAAATACAACTTCTGCCCATTTTGATTGATGCCGGGCTTTTTCCAGCCAGCGATTGAAACCAGCGGGATAAAACCCTTCGATGACTTCCCGATGGAGTTCTCCGAGGGAACCCTATCGGGAGTCGTTTCGACCGATGAGTTAGCCTCGGTTCTCTTCGTCCACTACCTTGTCGCAGGCTGTCCCGATGATAAAAAGGTTTACGCAGTTGCTCCGGGCAGACTGGTTTCCCCCAAAACCCTCTCACTGCTTGGAGTTGATCCATCAAAACTCCTTATAGGCAGCGTTTATTCTCCCGATGAACTCCTTTCGGCGCTGGAACTCGTTGAGGAGGGCTCTCTCCTCATCGTCGGGAACTTCCCTGCATTAAATCCTTCTTCCGAGACAGTCCTTGAGATGCGCAGGGTCGTGGACGACAAGGGTTTGATAGCGGTTCTCCACCACTTCCCGGTGGCCTTCAACGAGCTTGACCACCCCGGAGAGTTCACCCGCCTCTTCAAGCTACCGGAGATCCTCGACGCGCTCTTGATACTGAGAATAAACTCGTACCGCGGCCACTACAGACTCAATATGACAGTTTCAAAAGCTCCCCCTGAGTGGGTAAGCTCCCTCGGTGACCACTCCATACCGATTGACGGCCTCGTCAAGCCCCTCCTTGGTAAAAGCTGACGTGCCCGAAGCCGAGAACGTAGCGGGCGTAGAGCGCGAAAACAAATCCCACTAAGAGGAGCGTAAGAACCACGTAGTCCCTCGGCTTCATCTCAAGATCCCTCAGAAAAGTCCTCTTCTTGCTCGCCCCAAAGGCCCTGCTCTCGAGGGCGATGCTCAGCTCGTGGGCCGTCTTCAGCGAGGCGACGATCAGCGGGATCAGAACGGCGGTCATCTTTCTCATCCTGACGAAGAGGTTTCCCTTGTCGAGTTCAAGCCCCCTGCTCCTCTGGGCGTCCATTATGATCCCGGCCAGCCAGTAGAGGGTCGGGATGTAGCGGAGGGCTATGGTCAGGGTCAGGCCGAGCTCGTAGGGAAGGCCGAGCCTGACGAAGCCCAGAACGAGCTCCTTTTGAGTAGTGGTCATCAGGAGGAGGAAAGTCACGAGCGCAAAGCCGAGTAGCCTCGAAGAGTAAGCAATCCCGATGAAGAACCCCTCAAGTCTCGGTTTGTATATCACCGGCCAGAGGGCGAGGGTTATCAGGACTATCGGGAAGACTGGCTTCAGGAGTTTGAACTGGTATGAAAAGTCCGCACCGGCGAGGAACTTTCCGACGATGAGCAGGCCGATAAACAGAGCAAGGAGGAGCGTGGGCTGATTGAAGAGCATGAGCATAATTATCCCGAGGAGCGTCCCGATTATCTTCACCCTGGGATCAAGGGAGTGGAAAAAGGAGCGTTTTCTGATGTAGAACTGCCCGATCACATTTCTCCCCCCAGTTTCGCGAGAATTTCATCGATGCTTCTCACGAAGCCAACCCCAAGCCTTTCACCCAGCTCAACTACCTCGGGTCTCTCAAGGCCGTACTTCTCAACGTCAAAGGCAGTGAAAAACTCCTCGACTGGGCCGTCGAAGAGCTTCCGCCCCTTGTGGAGGAGAACCACCCTCTCGGCCAGCCTCACCACCAGATCCATGTCGTGCGTTATCAGGAGTATTCCGTGACCTCTCTCGTGGAGTGAGCGAATTACATTCACCACCTCTTCCTCTGCCCTCGCGTCAAGGCCTGTTGTCGGCTCGTCCAGAATCAGGTATTTCGGCTTCATAGCAAGAACGCAGGCTATAGCCAATCTCTGCTTCTCCCCACCGCTGAGGGAATACGGGCTCCTATCCTCAAAACCTTGAAGCCCAACGGACTTAAGCGCCCACTTCACCCTCTCCCCAACCTCTTCCCCAGTCAGACCAAGATTTCTCGGGCCGAAGGCGACCTCGTTGAA includes these proteins:
- a CDS encoding SUF-like minimal system protein SmsB, with translation MSETITMADAKAIIENQIEELAKRNREPEWMTRIRYKALEAFERAPHKDPIISEEQLLHFIAKPHVEGTPDHIESLDDLPPEMKALLDRLGISEVEQKYIAGLAVQTDTGVIYNQFLQDWAKKGLIVLPTEEAVRKYPDIVKQHFLRLFRADESKLTAYHTAVWNGGIFLYVKEGLKVPFPLHLFFLIQESALAQAPHIIIIAEKNTEFHLIEGCTAPILLKHSLHLDMTEAYFHEGAKGQLTVLQNWPEYVHTRPMTRARVGKNARFINTTVTLGSGKSNIGDPHYWVEDGGHVELNGIILGQKDFYVDLGGRMFLQGPGASGINASKAVIMDESKVITRGIIEADAPKTKGHISCDALLMSDKAVMETYPGLISKVDDAELSHEAAIGKIREEELFYLMSRGLDEEKATQLIVKGFLEPMLKDIPMEFLVEIRKIIELAVSGGM
- the sufC gene encoding Fe-S cluster assembly ATPase SufC, with protein sequence MLKVENLHVSVEDRTILNGVNLTVNPSEFHVIMGPNGSGKSTLALTVAGHPKYRVTEGKIIFEGEDITELGPYERAKKGILLAFQVPPEVDGVKVIEFLQQVLVELKGMDPADAYDLVVEKAGELWFKEEDLHRYVNVGFSGGERKRLELLQALLIEPKLLILDEPDSGVDVDSLSIISRKIEELHKKGTAILLITHYGRILGHLDRERLTVHVMKDGRIVKTGSGELVDQIDREGFAKIFEEVGA
- a CDS encoding NifB/NifX family molybdenum-iron cluster-binding protein, with translation MRIIVSTVTGGLDDRVNPAFGRTPTFTIVDVENGEIVNVQVVPNPGYSQPRGAGVTAAQFAIDQGADVVIAGQFGPNSSGVLQAAGIRMVSAPATMTVREAVEAFLGGELTTAVFGPEGGMGPGMGRGMGGGYGLGMGRGMGRGRGGGMGRGRGRGGGWGGY
- a CDS encoding MBL fold metallo-hydrolase encodes the protein MAAITILFENHAGWKKGLIGYHGFSALVEHNEYRVLVDTGTDGRVLLNNMRELGVEPDSIDALFLTHGHYDHTGGMVELLKARSEPLDVYAHPGIFARRVALKPRRREIGIPFIREELEALGAVFHLSEKPFEFLPGFISSGEIERKTWDMAVGYLVEGVKEIKDPVKDDIALILDLGRKVAVITGCGHSGILNIARHAVGLTGKPITALIGGFHLRGAPEHLLDDAVKGLKELGVERLYAGHCTGIDEYAYLKGHFELAEPLFVGKEIRV
- a CDS encoding SDR family oxidoreductase, with product MLSIDLSGKLAFTTASSKGIGFGVARVLAKAGADVILLSRSEENLKKAKEKIKAESDVDVSYIVADLTKREDLERTVKELGDIGEPEVFFFSTGGPKPGYFMEMEVEDWEGAVKLLLYPAVYLTKALVPAMERKGFGRIVYSTSVAIKEPIPNIALSNVVRISMAGLVRTLAKELGPKGITVNGIMPGIIRTDRMIQLAKDRAAREGKTVEEALADYAKPIPLGRLGEPEEIGYLVAFLASELGSYINGAMIPVDGGRLNSVF
- a CDS encoding Lcl C-terminal domain-containing protein yields the protein MTDRATGLMWTKNDSGYCMNWEEALEYVQKMNEQNYLGYSDWRLPNVKELQSIVDYTRAPDASDPSHQGPAIDPIFNVTPIINEAGELDYPYYWTSTSARMHSGEPMYYAWYVAFGRAVNNEGLDFHGAGAVRFDTKVENRPAGEGGERICTFVRLVRDANSTQSVTGGNGG
- a CDS encoding antibiotic biosynthesis monooxygenase; the encoded protein is MAIMRLWHGRVPREKGDAYERFLIERAVPDYSSVEGLLKLYFTRRDEENETHFLLVTIWDSWESIKKFAGETPELAKYYPEDDEFLLEKEKYVQHYEIFYEK
- a CDS encoding DUF998 domain-containing protein, whose amino-acid sequence is MRKSQLWAGLIAPLVAYSGILTAIYVNRSWWRLTDNAISDLGKLGLPHNWLLNVPLVITAVLAIYYASGLLGTAGNSVEKAGIWILIVGFVFLALIGLFPEGTSPHYYVSWGFFLTASFGLLIAGVGMGISGDRKMLYFTVVLFVLAWILALWAMRTFKGVAIPEFIGALTITLWHYTVLSKVLSKTQ
- a CDS encoding DUF63 family protein codes for the protein MSVEGAVIDFFYRYFWEPMFTRSGYNAVNTFIYALLFGLGVIYTYRWIIKPLKIPVDERLFWAVTPMVVFGATVRALVDGGVLPEHPLILTPGIFFTAFFLILPAIYADSKLNMYPKITVAWGTILALWANYLLVTHAKNWEPYELTLIHTAVSFAAVFAYYKWRPFDKLYLYPVLAHFYDIASTVVAIHFYGYREVHWVENHLVSWFGAYIYYPWITLILVVVYYALKELVTDEEERRFWYLAIYILGLGPAIRDPAQMILQL
- a CDS encoding energy-coupling factor transporter transmembrane component T family protein, which codes for MIGQFYIRKRSFFHSLDPRVKIIGTLLGIIMLMLFNQPTLLLALFIGLLIVGKFLAGADFSYQFKLLKPVFPIVLITLALWPVIYKPRLEGFFIGIAYSSRLLGFALVTFLLLMTTTQKELVLGFVRLGLPYELGLTLTIALRYIPTLYWLAGIIMDAQRSRGLELDKGNLFVRMRKMTAVLIPLIVASLKTAHELSIALESRAFGASKKRTFLRDLEMKPRDYVVLTLLLVGFVFALYARYVLGFGHVSFYQGGA
- a CDS encoding energy-coupling factor ABC transporter ATP-binding protein, producing the protein MIEAKNVHFAYNGKEVLRGIDFEMGQEIVALVGPNGSGKTTLAKHFNGLLKPSTGQVLVDGLDTREHTVAELSRLVGYVFQNPEHMFFEESVFNEVAFGPRNLGLTGEEVGERVKWALKSVGLQGFEDRSPYSLSGGEKQRLAIACVLAMKPKYLILDEPTTGLDARAEEEVVNVIRSLHERGHGILLITHDMDLVVRLAERVVLLHKGRKLFDGPVEEFFTAFDVEKYGLERPEVVELGERLGVGFVRSIDEILAKLGGEM